A genomic stretch from Sphingobacterium sp. ML3W includes:
- a CDS encoding Crp/Fnr family transcriptional regulator, producing MEIFRAHLEKFIQIDDVTFERISKYFNINSVAKKENMLEEGQICRYHYFVLKGMLRKFFVNEKGVEQTTEFAIENWWLTDNMAYENKLVSSFYIQAVEKSEVLYISQENQEKLMAEFPLMERYFRFVYQRAYAAAQMRVKYLFSLPKEEFYRDMLRKYPEFVQRVPQYLIASFLGFTPEYLSEIRKKINT from the coding sequence TTGGAAATATTTAGAGCACATTTGGAGAAATTTATCCAGATCGACGATGTAACATTTGAGCGGATATCAAAATACTTTAACATAAATTCGGTTGCAAAAAAGGAAAATATGCTGGAAGAAGGCCAAATCTGCAGGTACCACTATTTTGTGTTAAAAGGAATGTTACGTAAGTTTTTTGTAAATGAAAAAGGTGTGGAACAAACCACTGAATTTGCTATTGAAAACTGGTGGCTCACGGACAATATGGCTTATGAAAATAAGCTTGTAAGTTCATTCTATATACAAGCTGTTGAAAAATCGGAAGTTTTATATATTAGTCAGGAAAATCAGGAGAAATTGATGGCGGAATTTCCATTGATGGAGCGCTATTTTCGTTTTGTATATCAGAGAGCTTATGCAGCAGCACAAATGCGTGTTAAATATCTTTTCTCATTGCCTAAAGAGGAGTTTTATCGCGATATGTTACGTAAATACCCCGAGTTTGTGCAACGTGTACCACAGTATCTTATTGCATCTTTTTTAGGCTTTACTCCCGAATATCTGAGTGAAATTCGAAAAAAAATAAATACCTAA
- a CDS encoding dihydrodipicolinate synthase family protein, translated as MAQLNWEGVYPAMLSPFDENGNLDFDMFAKNIEAQVEAGVHGLIIAGSLGEASVLSNEEKYELLKHALKVVNGRVPVLLNIAENTTADAIKVATTSENLGADGLMLLPPMRYKSDDRETVAYFRAVAQSTTLPILIYNNPVDYGTYVSLDMFEELLLEPNIQAVKESTRDVTNITRLKNRFDDRLKILAGVDTLCLESLMLGADGLVAGLVDAFPKETVTMYRLAHKGEYEQALTIYRWFMPLLELDIHPKLVQYIKLAATAEGISTPYTRAPRLPLIGEEEQRVKKIIADAIATRPIL; from the coding sequence ATGGCACAATTGAATTGGGAAGGAGTTTATCCAGCAATGTTATCTCCATTTGATGAGAATGGAAATTTGGATTTTGACATGTTTGCAAAGAACATTGAAGCACAGGTAGAGGCCGGAGTCCACGGATTAATTATTGCAGGGTCATTGGGCGAAGCTAGTGTTTTGAGTAATGAGGAAAAATACGAGTTATTAAAACATGCATTGAAAGTAGTGAATGGACGTGTTCCTGTTTTGCTCAATATTGCGGAGAATACGACTGCCGATGCCATTAAAGTTGCAACAACCAGTGAAAATTTGGGCGCGGATGGATTGATGTTGTTGCCTCCTATGCGTTATAAGTCTGATGATAGGGAGACTGTTGCTTATTTTCGCGCTGTTGCGCAGAGCACAACATTACCAATTTTAATCTATAATAATCCTGTTGATTATGGTACCTATGTGTCTTTGGATATGTTTGAGGAATTGTTGCTGGAACCAAATATTCAGGCCGTGAAAGAGTCAACACGAGATGTAACTAATATTACTCGTCTGAAAAACCGCTTTGACGATCGCTTAAAGATCCTAGCGGGAGTGGATACGTTGTGCTTAGAATCTTTAATGTTGGGGGCTGACGGTTTGGTTGCGGGACTGGTGGATGCCTTTCCAAAGGAGACTGTTACAATGTATCGTCTGGCTCATAAAGGCGAGTATGAGCAAGCGCTAACAATATACCGCTGGTTTATGCCTTTATTGGAATTGGATATTCACCCCAAGCTCGTTCAATATATCAAATTGGCGGCTACAGCGGAAGGGATTTCAACACCATATACAAGAGCTCCGAGATTACCATTGATTGGTGAGGAAGAGCAACGGGTTAAAAAGATCATTGCTGATGCAATAGCAACAAGACCCATATTATAA
- a CDS encoding glycoside hydrolase family 32 protein has translation MNRTLMLLIGVLTFVFHANGQTSGTQTFYVSHRYLKIPVKNGAPKRNVELWLNNEKVRWFDVELADSVYDWIAYLDIEKWKGQSLKLSITTPDGNSHRFNSFEQADLQDDNAVYTEKERGQIHFSPKRGWLNDPNGLVFFKGQYHLFFQHNPYGTNWGNMHWGHAVSSDLIHWKELGEALYPDESGVMFSGGAVVDTKNSSGLGNNNLMVPMVLFYTAAEQSWKQGLAYSLDGKEFKKLPNHILDKISTGNRDPKVIWHGPSARWVLTLYVEEEHGQHSMHLFTSKDMKTWEFASKVYGGKGIDRYLFECPEFFELAVDDDPKQKKWILTGANSQYAIGSFDGKKFTPEAERLFSQYGRDYYAAQTFSNEPLGRRIEIGWWRTHTNHGGAAFNQSMSIPMELKLKTTEKGIRLFREPVAELQNLRKDKLHIGQISLKAGKLNQLQHFSGDVAELKFIITPKSARNIQINVRGLIMNYNVATEEMVVDNVRAIVPLRDGKLILRLFVDRTGLEIFAQNGEIYMPINYNFDHNNLQYGISISNGQAVLDQADLYTLKSIWSD, from the coding sequence ATGAACAGGACTCTTATGCTTCTTATTGGTGTTCTCACATTTGTCTTTCATGCTAATGGCCAGACTTCTGGAACGCAGACTTTTTATGTTTCACATCGATACTTAAAAATTCCTGTTAAAAATGGAGCTCCCAAACGGAATGTTGAACTTTGGCTCAACAATGAAAAAGTAAGATGGTTTGATGTTGAATTAGCGGATAGTGTATACGATTGGATCGCTTATTTGGATATTGAGAAATGGAAGGGGCAATCCCTTAAGCTGAGCATAACTACTCCTGATGGGAATAGTCACAGATTCAATTCCTTTGAGCAAGCTGATCTACAGGATGATAATGCGGTGTACACTGAAAAGGAACGTGGGCAAATTCATTTTTCTCCAAAACGTGGGTGGCTGAATGACCCTAACGGGCTCGTTTTCTTCAAAGGACAATATCACCTTTTTTTTCAGCATAATCCTTATGGTACTAATTGGGGCAATATGCACTGGGGACATGCTGTATCTAGTGATTTGATCCATTGGAAAGAATTGGGAGAAGCCTTATATCCCGATGAATCGGGAGTTATGTTTAGTGGCGGGGCAGTGGTAGATACTAAAAATAGCAGTGGATTAGGAAATAATAATTTAATGGTTCCTATGGTCTTATTTTACACTGCAGCTGAACAATCTTGGAAGCAAGGACTGGCTTATTCTTTGGATGGAAAGGAATTTAAGAAGTTGCCAAACCATATCTTGGATAAGATTTCAACTGGTAACCGGGATCCTAAAGTGATATGGCACGGACCTTCGGCGCGTTGGGTGTTAACTTTATATGTCGAGGAAGAACATGGACAGCATAGCATGCATTTATTTACTTCAAAGGATATGAAAACATGGGAGTTTGCGAGTAAAGTTTATGGCGGTAAAGGAATTGACCGGTATCTATTTGAATGTCCCGAATTTTTTGAACTGGCGGTGGATGATGATCCGAAACAAAAAAAATGGATTTTAACGGGTGCCAATAGCCAATATGCTATAGGGAGTTTTGATGGCAAAAAGTTCACCCCAGAGGCAGAAAGGTTGTTTAGTCAATATGGTCGTGATTACTATGCTGCACAGACGTTTAGCAACGAGCCTCTGGGACGTCGTATTGAGATCGGATGGTGGCGAACCCATACCAATCACGGTGGTGCCGCTTTTAATCAATCCATGAGTATACCAATGGAATTGAAGTTAAAAACGACAGAAAAAGGTATACGTTTATTTAGGGAACCGGTAGCTGAATTACAAAATTTAAGAAAAGATAAGTTGCACATTGGTCAAATCAGCTTAAAGGCCGGCAAGCTAAATCAATTGCAGCATTTTAGCGGCGATGTTGCTGAACTCAAATTTATTATAACGCCTAAAAGTGCCAGAAACATACAAATCAATGTGCGTGGGTTAATCATGAATTATAATGTTGCTACTGAAGAAATGGTTGTAGACAATGTGCGGGCAATTGTTCCTCTAAGAGATGGAAAATTGATATTGAGATTGTTCGTAGATCGTACTGGCCTTGAGATTTTTGCCCAAAATGGGGAAATCTATATGCCAATAAATTACAATTTTGACCACAATAATTTGCAATATGGTATTAGTATCTCAAATGGTCAAGCGGTTTTGGATCAGGCTGATTTATATACACTAAAAAGTATTTGGTCTGACTAA
- a CDS encoding winged helix-turn-helix transcriptional regulator, producing the protein MTKIKESSTNFANKQILANDCPEVFAANIIGGQWSLAICCYLINGSLRYSEIRKCLPNITERMLTLQLRKLEESGVVKRTVYAEVPLRVTYELTAIGYELSPIIRELGKWGEKLKGLSM; encoded by the coding sequence ATGACAAAAATCAAAGAGAGTTCAACCAATTTTGCCAATAAACAAATTTTAGCGAATGATTGCCCTGAGGTATTTGCGGCTAATATTATTGGTGGCCAATGGTCTTTGGCTATTTGTTGCTATCTAATCAACGGAAGCCTCCGATACAGTGAAATCAGAAAATGCCTTCCTAATATCACCGAACGCATGTTGACTTTGCAATTACGAAAATTAGAGGAAAGTGGAGTCGTCAAACGCACGGTATATGCTGAGGTTCCTCTACGTGTAACGTATGAATTAACAGCTATTGGCTATGAGCTATCTCCTATCATTCGTGAACTTGGAAAATGGGGAGAAAAATTAAAAGGTCTTTCGATGTAG
- a CDS encoding Gfo/Idh/MocA family oxidoreductase: MNHYLSRRSFVKQSVIAAGAVMLSNSVLGKVNLASPNERVNLACVGLGNRAADIIKELYKTGLCNIVALCDVDLGAKHTQEILSMFPDAPKFKDFRVMFDKMGSQIDAVSVGTPDFSHFAITMLALDLGKHVYVEKPMARTFLEVELMTNKARKNPKLITQMGNQGHSEANYFQFKAWKDAGIIKDITRIDAHMNMPRRWHGWDMNMKGFPAAEITPDTLDWELWQMQTLGHNYNKDFVNGQWRCWYDFGMGALGDWGAHILDTAHEFLDLGLPTEVSAVKLDGHNSYFFPMSSTLKFHFPKRKKMPAVDINWYDGLDNLPPIPEGYGVSGLDPNIPAPSTGKLEPAKLNPGKIIYGKDLTFKGGSHASILQIIPETKAKELESRLPEVPKSPSNHYANFLKACKGEEKTRSAFEIAGPLSQVFCLGVIAQRLNAKLIFDPQKKEISNDRFANALLAGPPPARGWEQYYKM, encoded by the coding sequence ATGAATCATTATCTATCACGTCGAAGCTTTGTTAAACAATCTGTTATTGCAGCGGGTGCTGTCATGTTATCGAATAGCGTTCTTGGTAAGGTCAATTTAGCATCGCCGAATGAACGGGTTAATTTGGCATGTGTAGGTCTCGGCAATAGAGCTGCGGATATTATAAAAGAACTCTATAAAACTGGCCTTTGTAATATTGTCGCACTCTGTGATGTAGACTTGGGAGCTAAACACACCCAGGAAATTTTGAGCATGTTTCCAGATGCACCAAAATTTAAAGACTTTAGAGTTATGTTTGATAAAATGGGTAGCCAAATCGATGCGGTTAGTGTCGGTACACCAGATTTCTCCCATTTTGCCATAACGATGCTGGCCCTAGATCTTGGAAAGCATGTTTACGTGGAAAAACCAATGGCAAGGACATTTCTCGAAGTCGAATTAATGACAAATAAAGCGAGGAAGAATCCAAAACTTATAACACAGATGGGGAATCAGGGGCACTCTGAAGCGAATTACTTTCAATTCAAGGCCTGGAAGGATGCGGGAATAATTAAAGATATTACGCGCATAGATGCGCATATGAATATGCCCCGCAGATGGCATGGATGGGATATGAATATGAAAGGATTTCCTGCGGCTGAAATTACGCCAGACACATTAGACTGGGAACTGTGGCAAATGCAGACTCTGGGGCATAATTATAATAAAGATTTTGTGAACGGACAATGGCGTTGCTGGTATGATTTTGGAATGGGAGCTCTTGGTGATTGGGGAGCGCACATCTTAGATACTGCACATGAATTTTTGGATCTTGGGTTACCAACAGAAGTAAGTGCTGTAAAGCTTGATGGACATAATTCGTATTTTTTTCCCATGTCTTCGACGCTGAAATTTCATTTTCCGAAGCGAAAAAAGATGCCTGCGGTTGATATTAATTGGTATGATGGCTTAGATAATTTGCCACCAATCCCAGAGGGCTATGGGGTTTCGGGATTGGATCCGAACATTCCAGCACCCAGTACAGGTAAGTTAGAGCCAGCGAAATTAAATCCTGGAAAAATTATCTATGGAAAGGATCTGACTTTCAAAGGAGGTTCTCACGCAAGTATTTTGCAGATTATACCTGAAACGAAGGCAAAGGAATTAGAATCCCGTCTTCCAGAGGTTCCGAAATCACCATCTAATCATTATGCCAACTTCCTAAAAGCATGTAAAGGAGAAGAGAAAACAAGGTCGGCTTTTGAAATTGCAGGACCTTTAAGTCAAGTGTTCTGTTTGGGAGTAATTGCACAGCGTCTAAATGCGAAACTGATTTTTGATCCTCAGAAAAAAGAAATCAGTAATGATAGATTTGCGAATGCACTTTTGGCAGGACCTCCGCCTGCAAGAGGCTGGGAACAGTATTATAAAATGTAA
- a CDS encoding SDR family oxidoreductase yields MKYIVLMYLIHYNSEHSKADAEETLAVVKAAGAEAILFQADLTKIENMSKLFDTAVLQYGGIDIAINTVGKVLKKPIVDTTVDEYDSMSDINSKVAYFFIQEAGKKLNNNGKVCTIVTSLLAAYTGFYSTYEGLKAPVEHFTRAASKEFGDRGISVTAVAPGPMDTPFFYGQENEDAVAYHKSASALGGLTDIKDIAPLVEFLVTDGWWITGQTIFANGGYTTR; encoded by the coding sequence GTGAAATATATTGTGTTGATGTATTTGATCCATTATAACAGTGAGCACAGCAAGGCAGATGCAGAAGAAACACTGGCAGTAGTAAAGGCTGCTGGAGCGGAAGCGATCCTGTTTCAAGCGGATCTTACTAAGATCGAAAATATGAGCAAGCTCTTTGATACGGCGGTGTTGCAATATGGAGGAATCGATATTGCAATTAATACCGTCGGTAAAGTATTAAAAAAACCGATCGTAGATACAACAGTGGATGAATATGACAGCATGAGTGATATTAATTCCAAAGTTGCCTACTTTTTTATCCAAGAAGCAGGCAAAAAATTGAACAACAATGGTAAAGTTTGCACGATTGTCACATCGTTACTTGCGGCATACACAGGGTTTTATTCTACATATGAAGGACTGAAAGCACCCGTTGAACATTTTACGCGTGCTGCGTCCAAAGAATTTGGCGATCGAGGTATTTCGGTGACAGCAGTTGCTCCTGGTCCAATGGATACACCATTTTTTTATGGACAAGAGAACGAGGATGCAGTAGCTTACCATAAATCCGCTTCTGCACTTGGGGGGCTGACTGACATTAAAGATATTGCTCCTCTAGTCGAATTCCTTGTGACAGATGGTTGGTGGATTACCGGACAAACCATTTTTGCCAATGGAGGGTATACAACACGATAG
- a CDS encoding 4-hydroxyproline epimerase yields MKKTFFCIDSHTCGCPVRLVAGGAPLLKGNSMMERRLHFMQEYDWIRKGLMFEPRGHDMMSGSMLYPPFNTENDMAVLYIETSGCLPMCGHGTIGTVTIAIEEGLIQPKIPGKLRLETPAGLVHIDYVQEGSKVKSVKLTNVKSFLYAEDLTVDCPDLGLISVDVAYGGNFYGIIDPQTNFKDIKFYSASQLIHYGKIIRKLLNEKYRFIHPEDSNIHGLSHIQWTGEPVHIGSSGRNAVLVGENALDRSPCGTGTSARMAQWYAKGRLKKGDEFVHESYIGSQFIGKIEGETTVDGKPAIIPSVEGWARITGYNTIFLDDEDPYFGGFQVI; encoded by the coding sequence ATGAAAAAGACTTTTTTTTGTATTGACTCGCATACCTGTGGATGCCCGGTACGATTGGTTGCTGGCGGCGCCCCACTTTTAAAGGGTAACTCAATGATGGAGCGGAGACTGCACTTTATGCAAGAATATGACTGGATTCGCAAAGGATTGATGTTTGAGCCCCGTGGACATGACATGATGAGTGGAAGTATGCTTTATCCACCTTTCAATACAGAAAATGATATGGCTGTTCTTTATATTGAAACCAGTGGCTGCCTGCCTATGTGCGGGCATGGTACAATTGGTACAGTTACCATCGCTATAGAAGAGGGATTAATCCAACCAAAGATACCAGGAAAATTAAGATTGGAAACCCCCGCTGGGTTGGTGCATATCGACTACGTTCAGGAAGGATCAAAAGTAAAAAGTGTCAAGTTAACAAACGTAAAATCTTTTTTATATGCAGAAGACCTAACTGTCGATTGCCCAGATTTGGGCCTTATTTCTGTTGATGTAGCGTATGGCGGAAATTTTTATGGTATCATCGACCCCCAGACTAATTTTAAAGATATCAAATTTTATTCAGCGAGTCAGTTGATCCACTATGGCAAAATAATTCGCAAATTACTTAATGAAAAATATAGATTCATCCATCCTGAGGACTCTAATATTCATGGATTAAGCCACATACAGTGGACGGGAGAGCCTGTACATATTGGCTCCTCTGGACGGAATGCTGTTTTGGTCGGCGAGAATGCGTTGGATCGCTCTCCCTGTGGCACGGGTACTTCGGCACGCATGGCACAATGGTACGCAAAAGGTAGGCTGAAAAAAGGTGATGAATTTGTGCACGAAAGCTACATTGGCTCTCAATTTATTGGTAAAATAGAAGGAGAGACTACGGTCGACGGAAAGCCAGCGATCATACCTTCGGTAGAAGGCTGGGCAAGAATAACAGGATACAATACCATTTTTTTGGATGATGAAGATCCATATTTTGGCGGTTTTCAAGTGATTTGA
- a CDS encoding DUF2199 domain-containing protein, protein MDTFICQNCGVEHTELPSLAFDAPFHYDILSPVDKERLAEKEDDFCVINHKDQIDYFIRVVLQIPILDHDETLDYGVWVSVSKETIEDYRLIFAAKEAEEKSYFGMLCNEIGDYETSTIGLYMQVLTQLNGYRPLLIPYESEHSLVQDWSNGISRDEAVRRVNSVT, encoded by the coding sequence ATGGATACTTTTATTTGCCAAAATTGCGGTGTAGAACATACTGAATTACCATCTTTAGCTTTTGATGCCCCTTTTCATTATGATATATTAAGTCCAGTCGATAAAGAGAGACTCGCAGAAAAAGAGGATGATTTTTGTGTCATCAATCATAAAGATCAGATTGACTATTTTATCCGTGTTGTTTTGCAGATTCCTATTTTGGATCATGACGAAACCTTAGATTATGGTGTTTGGGTTTCGGTGAGCAAAGAAACGATAGAGGATTATCGCCTTATTTTTGCGGCTAAGGAGGCCGAAGAAAAAAGCTATTTTGGTATGCTCTGTAATGAAATAGGAGATTATGAAACTTCTACAATTGGACTTTATATGCAGGTCTTAACTCAATTGAATGGTTATCGTCCATTATTAATACCTTATGAGTCTGAACATTCACTGGTACAGGATTGGTCGAATGGTATTAGTAGAGATGAGGCTGTCCGACGAGTTAATTCTGTGACTTAG
- a CDS encoding aldehyde dehydrogenase (NADP(+)) produces the protein MIQNENEIDVVVKQAEAGFQFLQQRNVIERAKLMHTIADEIEAIDSILIETAHLETALPVTRLEGEKVRTVNQWRMYANAVHTGLYSEVRIDQSPDGKIDLRKYNKGLGPVVVFGASNFPFAFSTAGGDTASAIGAGCSVIVKAHPAHVKTSQLMADAIHRGISKYGAPADIFSHVVSDSFEIGQQLVKHRLVKAVAFTGSFTGGKALFDLGQSRPDPIPVFAEMGSINPVFVLPDYLKDNVEAFSKQYIGSLTLGVGQFCTNPGVLIGLKGEKLDTLKAHLKREIQSVAAGKMLHQGILDHYNQLRGEMIGCNGVNILAEGTDNVQEGFAQAMLVETDAAQVLRNPELLEEVFGPFGLVISCADRHEMKILMEHLVGQITLTFAASDDDMWKYQDLFTIAQNKCGRLLFQGMPTGVEVKHAMQHGGPFPATTDSRFTSVGPDAIKRFLRPISFQNWPNEFLPKELQDGNPLQIERLVNQHWTKE, from the coding sequence ATGATTCAAAACGAAAATGAGATTGATGTTGTAGTAAAGCAGGCTGAAGCAGGGTTTCAGTTTCTACAACAACGAAATGTGATCGAAAGAGCAAAATTGATGCATACGATTGCTGATGAAATTGAAGCAATTGACAGTATACTGATAGAAACTGCTCATTTGGAGACCGCTCTACCTGTTACTAGACTTGAAGGTGAAAAAGTAAGAACAGTGAATCAGTGGCGTATGTATGCAAATGCGGTTCATACAGGTTTGTATAGTGAGGTTAGAATTGACCAAAGTCCCGATGGAAAGATCGATTTACGTAAATACAATAAAGGATTAGGGCCTGTGGTTGTCTTTGGAGCGAGCAATTTTCCATTTGCTTTTTCCACTGCTGGTGGAGACACTGCAAGTGCCATTGGAGCTGGATGCTCCGTCATTGTTAAAGCTCATCCCGCACATGTCAAAACATCTCAATTGATGGCCGACGCCATCCATCGGGGAATTTCAAAATACGGCGCTCCTGCTGATATCTTTAGCCATGTTGTGTCCGATTCATTTGAAATAGGACAGCAATTGGTTAAACACCGGTTGGTAAAAGCGGTGGCTTTTACGGGATCGTTTACTGGGGGGAAGGCCCTGTTTGATTTAGGGCAATCAAGACCTGATCCCATTCCGGTCTTTGCAGAGATGGGTAGTATAAATCCTGTATTTGTTTTGCCGGACTATTTAAAAGACAATGTCGAAGCATTTTCAAAACAATATATTGGATCATTAACATTGGGTGTGGGACAGTTTTGTACCAACCCTGGAGTGTTGATTGGCCTTAAGGGAGAAAAATTGGATACACTCAAAGCTCATCTGAAGCGTGAAATACAATCTGTTGCTGCTGGTAAAATGTTACACCAAGGTATATTGGATCATTATAATCAGTTGAGAGGCGAGATGATTGGATGTAACGGGGTCAATATATTGGCAGAAGGCACAGATAATGTGCAAGAAGGTTTTGCTCAAGCGATGTTGGTGGAAACAGATGCAGCACAGGTATTGCGCAATCCTGAACTACTAGAAGAGGTTTTCGGACCATTTGGATTAGTTATCTCTTGTGCCGATCGTCATGAAATGAAGATTTTAATGGAACATTTGGTTGGTCAGATAACCTTGACTTTCGCAGCATCTGACGATGATATGTGGAAATACCAGGATTTGTTCACCATTGCACAGAACAAATGCGGAAGACTGTTGTTTCAAGGTATGCCAACTGGTGTTGAAGTAAAACACGCTATGCAACACGGTGGGCCATTTCCAGCGACGACCGATTCACGCTTTACCTCTGTAGGACCCGATGCGATCAAACGTTTTCTCCGTCCAATCAGTTTTCAAAATTGGCCGAATGAGTTTTTGCCGAAAGAATTGCAAGATGGTAATCCGCTGCAAATAGAACGATTGGTAAATCAGCATTGGACAAAAGAATAA
- a CDS encoding NAD(P)H-dependent oxidoreductase: MKTLVIVIHPNIKESLINKRWIEELEKHPENYEIHQLHERYPDEKIDVTVEQQLIEKHDKIIFQFPFYWFNCPPFFKKWLDEVLTYGWAYGKTSGYKLAGKKIALALSVGIDEVEYSANGKYKYSLDQLTSPFEITFNYVHANYQPLFAYYGIEKHASEEWVEQSVPHYLNFLEQL; this comes from the coding sequence ATGAAAACATTGGTCATTGTAATACATCCAAATATTAAAGAATCACTTATTAATAAGAGGTGGATCGAGGAATTGGAAAAACATCCGGAGAACTATGAAATCCATCAATTGCATGAAAGATATCCAGATGAAAAAATTGACGTTACTGTGGAACAGCAATTGATTGAAAAGCATGATAAAATCATATTTCAATTTCCATTTTATTGGTTTAACTGCCCTCCATTTTTTAAAAAGTGGTTGGATGAGGTATTGACCTATGGCTGGGCATATGGAAAGACTAGTGGTTACAAGTTAGCAGGAAAGAAGATCGCTTTGGCCCTTTCTGTTGGGATTGACGAAGTAGAATATAGTGCAAATGGAAAGTATAAATATAGCCTAGATCAATTGACAAGTCCTTTTGAGATTACATTCAACTATGTTCACGCCAATTATCAACCACTTTTTGCATACTATGGTATCGAAAAACATGCTTCCGAAGAATGGGTTGAACAGAGTGTACCCCATTATCTCAATTTTTTAGAACAGTTGTAG
- a CDS encoding DUF1080 domain-containing protein, whose product MKRKTLFKFVLVAAMAGNTILSHAQMNKTTEKGWTNLFDGKTLNGWKTVGGKAPYSIEGDAIVGRMTKGTPNSFLVTEKEYGDFILELDVKLEGSQTNSGIQTRSHLDPKANDGRGKVYGRQVEIDPSSRAWTGGIYDEARRGWLYPLDLNENAKKAYKAEEYNHIRIEAIGDELRTWINDIPVSYVVDTIDRTGFIGLQVHSIPSELDGKKVYFKNVKIKTADLKTKGFPKDIYIVNLKPNEIVAAEKKKGVKLLFDGKTNNGWRSIHGDKFPDRGWEIKDGQLTVLKSDGGESTNGGDIITKDKYTAFDLSFEFKLSPGANSGVKYFVTLKEKSKGSAIGLEFQVLDDALHPDAKLGRDGNRTLASLYDLITSNRDARARRPIGEWNRGRVVVTADNKVEHYLNGIKMLSYERGSKEFKDLVAISKYKDWDNFGEAKEGSILLQDHGDRVSFRSIKINTQN is encoded by the coding sequence ATGAAAAGAAAAACATTATTTAAGTTTGTCTTAGTGGCAGCGATGGCTGGAAATACAATTTTATCGCATGCGCAGATGAATAAGACCACAGAAAAAGGTTGGACAAATCTTTTTGACGGAAAAACGCTGAATGGCTGGAAAACCGTTGGTGGGAAAGCTCCTTATTCTATTGAGGGGGACGCAATCGTGGGACGAATGACTAAAGGAACGCCCAATTCATTTTTGGTCACAGAAAAAGAATATGGTGATTTCATATTGGAACTAGATGTTAAGCTCGAAGGCAGTCAAACAAATTCAGGAATCCAGACCCGGAGTCATCTTGACCCAAAAGCAAATGATGGCCGTGGTAAGGTCTATGGAAGGCAAGTGGAGATTGACCCCTCATCCAGGGCGTGGACAGGTGGTATCTATGATGAAGCTCGCCGCGGCTGGCTTTATCCGTTGGATCTCAATGAAAATGCAAAGAAGGCGTATAAAGCCGAAGAGTATAATCACATTAGAATAGAGGCAATCGGTGATGAATTGCGTACCTGGATCAATGATATTCCTGTTTCTTATGTAGTAGATACAATTGATCGAACTGGATTCATCGGATTACAAGTACATAGTATTCCTTCAGAATTAGATGGCAAGAAGGTCTATTTCAAAAATGTTAAAATAAAGACCGCTGATCTGAAGACAAAAGGTTTTCCGAAGGATATTTATATCGTCAATCTAAAGCCAAATGAAATAGTGGCTGCCGAAAAGAAAAAAGGAGTAAAGCTGCTATTTGATGGTAAAACTAATAATGGATGGCGAAGCATCCATGGAGATAAATTTCCTGATCGTGGTTGGGAAATTAAGGATGGTCAATTAACTGTTTTGAAATCTGATGGTGGAGAATCTACCAATGGCGGTGATATCATAACGAAGGATAAATATACCGCATTTGACCTCTCTTTTGAATTTAAACTTAGTCCTGGAGCGAATAGCGGAGTAAAATATTTTGTCACATTGAAGGAAAAGTCCAAAGGATCGGCTATTGGTCTAGAATTTCAGGTACTTGATGATGCCTTACATCCTGATGCAAAGTTAGGTCGGGATGGTAACCGGACCCTGGCATCACTATATGATCTCATCACTTCGAATAGAGATGCACGTGCCCGGAGACCGATAGGCGAATGGAACAGAGGTCGGGTAGTGGTTACAGCGGATAACAAGGTTGAGCATTATCTGAATGGAATAAAGATGTTGAGTTACGAAAGAGGATCGAAGGAGTTTAAGGACCTTGTCGCGATTAGCAAGTATAAGGACTGGGACAACTTTGGTGAAGCAAAAGAAGGCTCCATTCTATTACAGGATCATGGCGATCGAGTTTCATTTCGCAGTATAAAGATTAATACACAAAACTAA